CACCTGATTGCAGCAGAAACCGCCGCATTTTCCCTTAGCTTGGGTATGGTTCGCAGTGCGGGTGTGGATGTCGATATGTTCATGAGCGTGCTGCGGCGCAGCGCACTGTATGCGCCAACATTCGATAAAAAGCTCGATAATTATTTAACTCGTGATTTTGACAGCGCCAATTTTCCGGTTCAATGGCTGCTAAAAGATGTCGGGTTGGTGCTGCAGGAAGCCGCAAATATGAAACTTGACACTCGAGCAGTATCTGCAATTTATGAAATATTGAACGATAGCAATAAAAAGTCTGCGATAAAAGATTACTCGGCAATATACAACATCATTCATCCGGACACCAAATAGAGCGGATCGCATTCAATGGAAATTTGGCAAGTGTTTATGTTATTCGGCATTGGCGCCATTGCGGGCATGATAAACGTGATGGCGGCGGCGGCTCAACACTAACATTACCGGCGCTGATTTTTCTGGGGTTGGATGGCGCAACCGCCAACGGAACCAACCGTATTGCGATATTTATCCAAAATATTGCCGCGATACTTTCGTTCCGGGGCGAAAACGTGCACCAATTTCGCACCAGCTTCAAATTGGCGGTTTGGACATTGCCCGGCGCAATCATTGGCGCGATGGCAGCGGTTCGCATCAGCGATGAATGGTTCCAGAAAATTTTGGGCATTGTGCTCATTTTTGTGGTCATTTCGATGATGTTTTCACCCAGTGGAAAAAAAGGGGATTTTCTCAGCGAAGCGCAATTAAAAAAACGCACCTGGTTTGTTTATCCATCCTTATTTATGGTAGGATTTTACGGCGGTTTTATTCAGGTTGGCATCGGCTTTATTTTAATGGCAATTCTTTTCCACCTGATGCGGCTCGATTTGTTGCTGGTCAACATGCACAAGGTGTTTATCGTTTTGGTTTACACGCTCCCGGCACTCCTGATTTTTATCTGGAATGGGAATGTTGACTGGGCGTTGGGATTGAGCCTGGCAGCCGGAAATTCGTTTGGCGCCTGGTGGGCTGCCAAATTATCCGTTAAAAAGGGGATCGCTTTATTCGATATTTTTTATTTGTCGCCGTTTTATTTATGGCCGGCAAACTTCTGGAATTGTATTAGCCAGTATTGTCCACCTTTTTTTACTTGACAAAAACTCGGATTTTGTCGAATTTATATGATGTGAAGAAAAAAGCAGGAACTTGTTTGGCGTAAAATTGTAACAAACCTGCATTTGATGAATCAAAAGAATTAACAATAGATTTAATGATTTGATACAGGAGATTTTCAGATGGTTGGAACCGAATTAAATTTGAACATAACCGAAAAAGCCAAAAACAGATTGCCAAAATTATGATCGACGATGGCAAAGAGGGCTGGTATTTGCGGGTTGGCGTGAAATCCGGTGGTTGCTCAGGGATTGAATTATTACATGGAATTTAAAGAAGAAGTGCTCGCAAACGACAATATTTTTGACTATGGCGATTTCAAGCTGTGCATCGACGTATTCAGCGGGATGTATTTGAATGGCAGCGAACTGGATTATCGCGATGGGTTGAATGGCACCGGGTTTACATGGCACAACCCGAACGCCAGCAGAACCTGCGGCTGCGGCGAATCGTTTTCGGCATAACGGAGATAAAAAATGGCAGTTGCAAAAACCAGAACCATCGATATCCGCGATTTTTTTGACAACGGCATCATCCGCGAAAAAAGCTTCCGTGAGAAAATAGATGCCATCGATTGGAAAGAATTTCAGGATAACAAAGTTGTGATTACCGGATGCGATCATGCCGATCCCAACATGGGCGTACATGATGCTGGCAGCGCACCTTTCGCCATATGCCAAACGCATTTTTTGGGGTGAACCGTGCAGCGCCGTTCCGATTTTTGTTCGCGGAGAATAAATTTTTCACCAACGTTGAAATCAAGAAGCAGGTCATTTTCGGCCTGCTTTTTTTGTTTGAATACGGAAACAACTTGCGATCGATTTTCCCGGTTGCTTAATTTGATCGTCAAAATGAGATAAGTTCATGAAAACAAACGCTGTAATTGAAGAAAAATTAGCTAATTTGCCGACGCTGCCGGGCGTTTATTTGTATCGAAATGAAAACGATAAAATTTTGTATGTCGGCAAAGCCAAAAACCTGCGGAGCAGGGTTCGCAGCTATTTTCAGGATGGCGCCAATCTCGATCCGCGCAAACAGCGGATGGTTCGCCAAATTCGCGATCTCGATACTATTTTGGTCGACTCCGAAGTTGAGGCGCTGATTCTCGAAGCCAACCTCATCAAAGAACACAAACCGCGATATAATGTTACCCTAAAAGACGATAAATCATACCCTTACATCCGCATTACCAATGAGCCGTTTCCGCGTGTTTTTGTTACCCGACGTATCATTCGCGATGGCTCACGCTATTTGGGTCCATACACGGAAGTGCGGCAACTGCGTTACATCGTTAAATCGATGAACAAGATTTTTCCGGTGCGATCCTGCAAATTTTTCCTCGATGACGATGTCATCGCCAAAAAAAAGGTGAAAATTTGCCTCGATTATCACATCAAACGATGCCAGGGACCATGCGAAGGATTTGTCAGCTCCGAAGATTATACGGCGATGATTCGCCAGGTCGAGCAATTTTTGCGCGGAAAAACCCGCGATTTGCTCCGCGAATTGAATGAACGCATGCAATCCGAAGCTGAAAAAATGAATTTTGAGGAAGCAGCCCGCATCCGCGATCAAATAAAGATGATCGACGAATATCATTTTATTTCCCAAAAAGTGGTGCTACGCGATGAGGAAGATCGTGATGTAATTGCCCTGGCTATCGATGACGACGACGGCTGCGCGGTGGTTTTTCGCATTCGCGATGGCAAAGTTGTCGGGCGCCAACATTTTTATCTCGATAACGTTGCCGAGCAACCTACAGAAACCGTGCTGACAACATTTATCCAACAATATTATTTGAAAGTGGATCAATTTCCGCGACAAATATTGCTGCCGGAAAGTGTGGGGGAGGAGCAGTCGGTCATCGAAAACTGGCTCTCAGAACAATCCGGACATAAAATTGAATTGAGCGTTCCCCAGATTGGCGAAAAACGAAAATTGATCAGCCTTTGCCAAAAAAACGCAAAATTTTTGCTCGACGAGCTGATGCTTCAAAAAATGCAACAGAAGGATCACATTCCGCATAGCGTCCAGCAATTGCAGAAAAATCTGAATATGGAACATCCGCCGCGGCGGATCGACGGATTCGATATTTCCAACATTCACGGGAAAGATGCGGTTGCCTCGATGGTTTGTTTTATCGATGGAAGACCGCGCAAAAGCGAATACCGGATTTTCAAAATCCGCAGCAAAGATACG
The window above is part of the Calditrichia bacterium genome. Proteins encoded here:
- a CDS encoding DUF2480 family protein; protein product: MAVAKTRTIDIRDFFDNGIIREKSFREKIDAIDWKEFQDNKVVITGCDHADPNMGVHDAGSAPFAICQTHFLG
- a CDS encoding excinuclease ABC subunit C, translated to MKTNAVIEEKLANLPTLPGVYLYRNENDKILYVGKAKNLRSRVRSYFQDGANLDPRKQRMVRQIRDLDTILVDSEVEALILEANLIKEHKPRYNVTLKDDKSYPYIRITNEPFPRVFVTRRIIRDGSRYLGPYTEVRQLRYIVKSMNKIFPVRSCKFFLDDDVIAKKKVKICLDYHIKRCQGPCEGFVSSEDYTAMIRQVEQFLRGKTRDLLRELNERMQSEAEKMNFEEAARIRDQIKMIDEYHFISQKVVLRDEEDRDVIALAIDDDDGCAVVFRIRDGKVVGRQHFYLDNVAEQPTETVLTTFIQQYYLKVDQFPRQILLPESVGEEQSVIENWLSEQSGHKIELSVPQIGEKRKLISLCQKNAKFLLDELMLQKMQQKDHIPHSVQQLQKNLNMEHPPRRIDGFDISNIHGKDAVASMVCFIDGRPRKSEYRIFKIRSKDTPDDFAMMHEAVFRRYKRVLAENLDMPDLILIDGGKGQLSSAVAALKEAGVDVAKQPIIGLAKRLEEVFVPEQSDPLNIPKSSTGLKLLQQTRDEAHRFAITHFRKQHKKSQLKSPLDDVPGIGPARKNHLLKTFGSLKRLREAAPDELQKQGKLPENLARELWEFLQKSD